The following proteins are encoded in a genomic region of Tachysurus fulvidraco isolate hzauxx_2018 chromosome 22, HZAU_PFXX_2.0, whole genome shotgun sequence:
- the porb gene encoding P450 (cytochrome) oxidoreductase b isoform X2 yields the protein MGCVFSLPEERLAAANRPSAARETSFIEKMKKTGKNIVVFYGSQTGTAEEFANRLSKDAHRYGMKGMAADPEEYDMNELSRLKDIDNSLAIFCMATYGEGDPTDNAQDFYDLLQEGDLDLDGVNFAVFALGNKTYEHYNAMGKYVDKRLAELGGKRIFDLGMGDDDGNLEEDFVSWREQFWPAVCEHFGVEPTGEESSIRQYELKVHEDLNMNKVYTGELGRLKSFENQKPPFDAKNPFLAPVTVNRKLNKGGDRHLMHLELDITGSKIRYESGDHVAVYPTNDSSIVNRLGEVLGVDLDTIISLNNLDEESNKKHPFPCPTTYRTALTHYLDITNPPRTNVLYELAQYASDPKDQENMRKMASSSPEGKSLYQSWVLDASRNILAILEDLPSLRPPIDHMCELLPRLQARYYSIASSSKVHPNSIHICAVVVEYKTKTNRVNKGVATNWLKAKQPTDNGHKATVPMYIRKSQFRLPFKASNPVIMIGPGTGIAPFMGFIQERAWLKEQGKDVGETVLYFGCRHKEEDFLYQEELETFERAGTLTQLNVAFSRDQEHKIYVQHLLKRNKEDVWRQIHTGNAHIYICGDARNMARDVQTGFYEIAEELGSLTRTQATDYIKKLMTKGRYSQDVWS from the exons ATGGGTTGTGTCTTTAGTTTACCTGAGGAACGACTGGCCGCCGCTAACAG ACCGTCGGCTGCCAGGGAAACCAGTTTCAttgaaaaaatgaagaaaacc GGCAAGAACATCGTGGTGTTCTACGGCTCACAGACAGGAACCGCTGAAGAATTTGCCAACAGGCTCTCGAAAGATGCCCACCGTTACGGCATGAAGGGCATGGCGGCAGATCCAGAGGAGTACGATATG AATGAACTTTCTCGTTTAAAAGATATCGACAACTCTTTGGCCATCTTTTGCATGGCCACGTATGGAGAAGGAGACCCTACGGATAATGCCCAGGATTTTTATGACTTACTACAGGAGGGGGATCTCGACCTGGACGGAGTTAATTTTGCG GTGTTTGCACTTGGCAATAAAACATATGAGCATTACAACGCCATGGGCAAGTATGTGGACAAGCGATTAGCCGAGCTCGGTGGCAAGAGGATCTTTGACCTTGGCATGGGAGACGACGAtggaaa CCTCGAGGAGGACTTTGTGTCGTGGAGAGAACAGTTTTGGCCGGCCGTGTGTGAGCACTTCGGGGTCGAGCCCACCGGTGAAGAGTCCAG CATCCGTCAGTACGAGCTGAAGGTTCACGAGGACTTGAACATGAATAAGGTCTACACTGGTGAACTGGGACGCTTGAAGAGCTTCGAGAACCAGAAGCC gCCATTCGATGCTAAGAACCCCTTCCTTGCCCCCGTCACTGTTAACCGCAAACTCAACAAAGGAGGTGACCGACACTTAATGCATTTGGAGCTGGACATCACCGGGTCGAAGATCAG GTACGAGTCAGGTGACCACGTGGCCGTGTATCCCACCAACGACTCCAGCATTGTGAACAGACTGGGAGAAGTCCTCGGAGTAGACCTTGATACCATTATCTCACTGAACAACCTTGACG aggAGTCCAATAAGAAACACCCCTTCCCGTGCCCCACCACGTACCGCACAGCACTAACGCATTACCTGGACATCACCAACCCACCACGCACCAATGTGCTGTATGAGCTGGCCCAGTACGCCTCTGACCCTAAAGACCAGGAGAACATGCGCAAGATGGCGTCCTCTTCACCCGAGGGCAAG TCATTGTACCAAAGTTGGGTTTTGGACGCGAGTCGGAATATTTTGGCCATCTTGGAAGACCTGCCATCCCTGCGACCACCGATCGACCACATGTGTGAGCTTCTGCCTCGCCTCCAGGCTCGTTACTACTCCATCGCATCTTCGTCCAAG GTTCACCCCAACAGCATCCACATCTGCGCCGTGGTGGTCGAGTACAAGACGAAGACAAACCGCGTCAACAAGGGTGTCGCTACCAACTGGCTTAAAGCCAAACAGCCTACTGACAACGGGcacaaagccaccgtgccaaTGTACATCCGCAAGTCTCAGTTCCGGCTGCCCTTCAAGGCTAGCAACCCGGTCATCATGATTGGTCCTGGCACCGGCATTGCACCATTCATGGGCTTTATTCAGGAGCGTGCCTGGCTTAAAGAGCAAG GTAAGGATGTGGGTGAGACCGTATTGTACTTCGGCTGCCGTCATAAAGAGGAAGACTTCTTGTACCAGGAGGAGCTGGAAACGTTCGAGAGGGCGGGAACACTGACGCAGCTCAACGTGGCCTTCTCCAGGGACCAGGAGCACAAG aTCTATGTTCAGCACCTCCTGAAGAGGAACAAGGAAGATGTCTGGAGGCAGATACATACAGGAAATGCTCACATTTACATCTGCGG aGATGCACGTAACATGGCAAGGGACGTACAGACTGGCTTCTACGAGATAGCTGAGGAACTCGGCAGCCTGACACGCACCCAGGCTACAGATTACATCAAGAAACTGATGACTAAGGGACGCTACTCGCAGGACGTCTGGAGTTAA
- the porb gene encoding P450 (cytochrome) oxidoreductase b isoform X1: MADQQTDESTQPEITEEPLLSNLDIFLFSLIVGLVIYWFVFRKKPEAIPDFRPLEHTPSAARETSFIEKMKKTGKNIVVFYGSQTGTAEEFANRLSKDAHRYGMKGMAADPEEYDMNELSRLKDIDNSLAIFCMATYGEGDPTDNAQDFYDLLQEGDLDLDGVNFAVFALGNKTYEHYNAMGKYVDKRLAELGGKRIFDLGMGDDDGNLEEDFVSWREQFWPAVCEHFGVEPTGEESSIRQYELKVHEDLNMNKVYTGELGRLKSFENQKPPFDAKNPFLAPVTVNRKLNKGGDRHLMHLELDITGSKIRYESGDHVAVYPTNDSSIVNRLGEVLGVDLDTIISLNNLDEESNKKHPFPCPTTYRTALTHYLDITNPPRTNVLYELAQYASDPKDQENMRKMASSSPEGKSLYQSWVLDASRNILAILEDLPSLRPPIDHMCELLPRLQARYYSIASSSKVHPNSIHICAVVVEYKTKTNRVNKGVATNWLKAKQPTDNGHKATVPMYIRKSQFRLPFKASNPVIMIGPGTGIAPFMGFIQERAWLKEQGKDVGETVLYFGCRHKEEDFLYQEELETFERAGTLTQLNVAFSRDQEHKIYVQHLLKRNKEDVWRQIHTGNAHIYICGDARNMARDVQTGFYEIAEELGSLTRTQATDYIKKLMTKGRYSQDVWS; the protein is encoded by the exons ATGGCGGACCAGCAGACAGACGAGTCAACGCAGCCCGAAATAACGGAAGAGCCTCTCCTCAGCAACCTCGACATCTTTCTGTTCTCCCTCATCGTAGGCCTCGTCATTTACTGGTTCGTGTTTCGCAAGAAGCCTGAAGCCATCCCAGACTTCCGTCCACTCGAGCACAC ACCGTCGGCTGCCAGGGAAACCAGTTTCAttgaaaaaatgaagaaaacc GGCAAGAACATCGTGGTGTTCTACGGCTCACAGACAGGAACCGCTGAAGAATTTGCCAACAGGCTCTCGAAAGATGCCCACCGTTACGGCATGAAGGGCATGGCGGCAGATCCAGAGGAGTACGATATG AATGAACTTTCTCGTTTAAAAGATATCGACAACTCTTTGGCCATCTTTTGCATGGCCACGTATGGAGAAGGAGACCCTACGGATAATGCCCAGGATTTTTATGACTTACTACAGGAGGGGGATCTCGACCTGGACGGAGTTAATTTTGCG GTGTTTGCACTTGGCAATAAAACATATGAGCATTACAACGCCATGGGCAAGTATGTGGACAAGCGATTAGCCGAGCTCGGTGGCAAGAGGATCTTTGACCTTGGCATGGGAGACGACGAtggaaa CCTCGAGGAGGACTTTGTGTCGTGGAGAGAACAGTTTTGGCCGGCCGTGTGTGAGCACTTCGGGGTCGAGCCCACCGGTGAAGAGTCCAG CATCCGTCAGTACGAGCTGAAGGTTCACGAGGACTTGAACATGAATAAGGTCTACACTGGTGAACTGGGACGCTTGAAGAGCTTCGAGAACCAGAAGCC gCCATTCGATGCTAAGAACCCCTTCCTTGCCCCCGTCACTGTTAACCGCAAACTCAACAAAGGAGGTGACCGACACTTAATGCATTTGGAGCTGGACATCACCGGGTCGAAGATCAG GTACGAGTCAGGTGACCACGTGGCCGTGTATCCCACCAACGACTCCAGCATTGTGAACAGACTGGGAGAAGTCCTCGGAGTAGACCTTGATACCATTATCTCACTGAACAACCTTGACG aggAGTCCAATAAGAAACACCCCTTCCCGTGCCCCACCACGTACCGCACAGCACTAACGCATTACCTGGACATCACCAACCCACCACGCACCAATGTGCTGTATGAGCTGGCCCAGTACGCCTCTGACCCTAAAGACCAGGAGAACATGCGCAAGATGGCGTCCTCTTCACCCGAGGGCAAG TCATTGTACCAAAGTTGGGTTTTGGACGCGAGTCGGAATATTTTGGCCATCTTGGAAGACCTGCCATCCCTGCGACCACCGATCGACCACATGTGTGAGCTTCTGCCTCGCCTCCAGGCTCGTTACTACTCCATCGCATCTTCGTCCAAG GTTCACCCCAACAGCATCCACATCTGCGCCGTGGTGGTCGAGTACAAGACGAAGACAAACCGCGTCAACAAGGGTGTCGCTACCAACTGGCTTAAAGCCAAACAGCCTACTGACAACGGGcacaaagccaccgtgccaaTGTACATCCGCAAGTCTCAGTTCCGGCTGCCCTTCAAGGCTAGCAACCCGGTCATCATGATTGGTCCTGGCACCGGCATTGCACCATTCATGGGCTTTATTCAGGAGCGTGCCTGGCTTAAAGAGCAAG GTAAGGATGTGGGTGAGACCGTATTGTACTTCGGCTGCCGTCATAAAGAGGAAGACTTCTTGTACCAGGAGGAGCTGGAAACGTTCGAGAGGGCGGGAACACTGACGCAGCTCAACGTGGCCTTCTCCAGGGACCAGGAGCACAAG aTCTATGTTCAGCACCTCCTGAAGAGGAACAAGGAAGATGTCTGGAGGCAGATACATACAGGAAATGCTCACATTTACATCTGCGG aGATGCACGTAACATGGCAAGGGACGTACAGACTGGCTTCTACGAGATAGCTGAGGAACTCGGCAGCCTGACACGCACCCAGGCTACAGATTACATCAAGAAACTGATGACTAAGGGACGCTACTCGCAGGACGTCTGGAGTTAA
- the sbds gene encoding ribosome maturation protein SBDS, with product MSIFTPTNQIRLTNVAVVRMKKGGKRYEIACYKNKVMSWRSGAEKDLDEVLQTPTVFINVSKGQVAKKEDLLKAFGTEDLTEICKQILAKGELQVSDKERQSQQEQMFRDIATIVAEKCVNPETKRPYTVNLIERAMKDIHYSVKATKSTKQQALEVIKQLKESIQIQRAHMRLRFILPAKDGKRLKEKLKPLLKVVESEDFDDQLEMVCLIDPGCFREIDELIRCETKGKGSVEVLSLKDVEEGDEKLE from the exons ATGTCGATCTTTACACCTACAAATCAGATCCGTCTGACCAACGTGGCGGTGGTGAGGATGAAAAAGGGGGGGAAACGGTATGAAATCGCGTGTTATAAGAACAAGGTGATGAGCTGGAGATCTGGAGC AGAGAAAGATCTGGATGAAGTGCTTCAGACCCCCACAGTGTTTATAAACGTGTCCAAGGGGCAAGTGGCCAAGAAGGAGGATTTATTAAAAGCCTTTGGGACAGAAGACTTAACAGAAATCTGCAAACAG ATTCTGGCAAAAGGAGAACTTCAGGTGTCTGATAAGGAACGACAGTCTCAGCAAGAGCAGATGTTTCGGGACATCGCTACGATTGTGGCTGAGAAATGTGTAAATCCTGAAACCAAGCGTCCTTATACAGTGAACCTAATCGAAAGAGCTATGAAGGACATTCACTACTCAGTCAAAGCTACTAAGAGCACGAAACAACAG GCACTTGAGGTGATCAAACAGCTGAAGGAATCCATCCAGATACAGAGAGCTCATATGCGACTGCGCTTCATCCTGCCAGCTAAAGATGGGAAGAGACTGAAAGAGAAACTTAAACCGCTCTTAAAGGTGGTGGAGAGTGAAGACTTTGATGATCAGCTGGAGATG GTGTGTTTGATAGATCCAGGCTGCTTTCGGGAAATCGATGAGCTGATTCGCTGCGAGACAAAAGGCAAAGGTTCGGTGGAGGTTCTCAGCCTGAAAGATGTAGAAGAAGGCGATGAGAAACTGGAGTAA
- the LOC113653222 gene encoding claudin-4-like, with product MEKWQKVFEQASVTLAVSGWICTILTRTLSVWLVTGAVDNTTDTLSLYWDGIWLNWQEPRVGDLHCHFYQSLLSLSGRFNSWKISLNVLIGLGVIPIVLYIVALTVFARNVRFKAAAGFVFVLSGILMLVIMSWITHATNSDLDTSIPLKREWGASLYSGWIGMVLYLIGGGVLSTWWFKSAPEPQEQIRTTQAAAMPEAEDPLFARHQAAFIPSPYRQTTRPI from the coding sequence ATGGAGAAGTGGCAGAAGGTTTTTGAGCAGGCCAGTGTCACGTTGGCTGTCTCTGGATGGATCTGTACCATTTTAACCAGGACCCTGTCTGTGTGGCTTGTGACCGGAGCCGTCGATAATACAACAGACACTCTGTCATTGTACTGGGATGGAATATGGTTGAACTGGCAGGAACCGAGGGTAGGAGATTTGCATTGCCACTTCTATCAGTCTCTTTTGTCCCTGTCTGGGCGCTTTAACTCCTGGAAAATATCTCTTAATGTTTTGATTGGACTCGGAGTCATTCCCATAGTGCTGTACATAGTGGCCTTGACCGTGTTCGCTCGGAACGTGCGATTCAAGGCAGCAGCTGGATTTGTTTTCGTTTTATCCGGGATTCTGATGCTGGTGATTATGAGCTGGATCACTCATGCAACAAACAGTGATTTGGACACATCTATTCCTTTGAAAAGGGAATGGGGGGCATCTTTATATTCCGGCTGGATCGGTATGGTGTTGTATCTGATTGGAGGAGGAGTGCTGAGTACTTGGTGGTTTAAATCAGCTCCAGAGCCACAGGAACAAATAAGAACGACACAAGCAGCGGCGATGCCAGAAGCAGAGGATCCTCTCTTTGCTAGGCATCAAGCTGCGTTTATTCCCAGTCCTTACAGACAAACCACAAGGCCTATTTAA
- the cldnj gene encoding claudin j, which yields MASAGLQILGCTLALIGYIGVIIICVLPMWRVTAFIGNNIVTAQIYWEGIWMTCVVQSTGQMQCKVYDSMLALTSDLQAARAMVVVALVVGLAGIFMAFAAGKCTNIISEGNGKSRASIAAGVVLIIAGVLTFIPVSWTANSITRDFYNPLLVDAQKRELGASLYIGWGVLGITLSMIGLAGTIIICALPMWKVTAFVGTNIVVAQVFWEGLWMTCVYEHTGQMQCKLYDALLDLDPTLQASRGLVVTTMAIACLGFLIFLLGAECTNCLSNPRAKARIVVASGITFMLSGLGTAIPVSWTADMIIRDFHNPIVHEALKREMGAAIYVGWVTAGLLFIGGAILCTSCPPERVKHFSRYTATKSGTQSSYAFKNYV from the exons ATGGCATCGGCGGGGCTGCAGATCCTGGGGTGTACGCTAGCTTTAATCGGCTACATCGGGGTGATCATAATCTGTGTCTTGCCCATGTGGCGAGTCACTGCCTTCATCGGAAACAATATCGTGACGGCCCAGATCTACTGGGAGGGCATCTGGATGACCTGCGTGGTGCAGAGCACAGGACAGATGCAATGCAAGGTCTACGATTCCATGCTCGCTCTGACTTCGGACCTGCAGGCCGCCCGTGCGATGGTGGTTGTCGCACTGGTGGTGGGTCTCGCTGGGATCTTTATGGCCTTTGCTGCTGGCAAGTGCACCAATATTATTTCTGAGGGAAATGGCAAAAGTAGGGCATCTATTGCTGCTGGAGTTGTCCTTATCATTGCAGGAGTCCTCACCTTCATTCCTGTGTCCTGGACAGCCAACAGTATAACGAGAGATTTCTACAACCCCTTACTGGTCGATGCCCAAAAGCGTGAGCTGGGGGCTTCGCTGTACATCGGATGGGGA GTGCTGGGCATCACGCTGTCTATGATTGGCCTGGCTGGTACCATCATCATCTGCGCCTTGCCCATGTGGAAGGTGACGGCGTTTGTGGGCACTAACATCGTGGTGGCGCAGGTCTTCTGGGAAGGTCTGTGGATGACATGTGTTTACGAGCACACGGGCCAGATGCAATGCAAGCTGTACGACGCTCTGCTAGACCTGGACCCGACATTGCAGGCCTCACGTGGTCTCGTGGTCACCACCATGGCAATTGCATGTCTCGGGTTCCTCATCTTCCTGCTAGGAGCCGAGTGCACCAACTGTCTCAGCAATCCACGGGCCAAGGCGAGGATCGTGGTGGCATCAGGGATCACTTTCATGCTCTCTGGACTTGGCACCGCAATTCCTGTTTCCTGGACGGCTGACATGATCATCAGGGACTTCCATAACCCTATAGTGCACGAGGCTCTGAAGAGAGAGATGGGTGCTGCCATATATGTGGGCTGGGTGACGGCCGGGTTGTTGTTCATCGGAGGGGCAATTCTCTGCACCAGCTGCCCACCAGAGAGGGTCAAACATTTCTCCAGGTATACGGCAACAAAGTCAGGCACACAAAGCAGCTATGCCTTTAAGAACTATGTGTGA